A single genomic interval of Staphylococcus hyicus harbors:
- the hisG gene encoding ATP phosphoribosyltransferase → MLTIALAKGRLLKSFIAFLEENGNTTLAEQLNARGRALQLVTKHYRFLFVKGPDVPQYVEQGNADIGITGSDILNETSYDVNQLLALPFGHCHLAVAAFDDTNTYRKIATSYPVAAATYFKETGRDVSIIQLSGSIELACVIGMVDAIVDIVQTGNTLKSNGLVEKEHIQDIQAQLITNRQSFFKVSQEIDAFIQMLGVSRIAY, encoded by the coding sequence ATGCTCACGATAGCGCTTGCCAAAGGACGACTGTTGAAAAGTTTTATTGCTTTTTTAGAGGAAAATGGTAATACCACGCTCGCAGAACAATTGAACGCTCGCGGGCGGGCATTACAGCTTGTCACTAAGCATTATCGTTTTTTATTTGTAAAAGGTCCTGACGTGCCGCAATATGTCGAACAAGGTAATGCAGATATTGGCATTACTGGAAGCGACATATTAAATGAAACGTCTTATGATGTGAATCAACTGCTCGCTCTTCCTTTTGGACACTGTCACTTAGCAGTTGCTGCTTTCGATGACACCAACACTTATCGCAAAATCGCAACTTCTTATCCTGTTGCTGCTGCAACGTATTTTAAAGAAACGGGTCGTGATGTTTCGATTATCCAATTATCAGGTTCGATCGAACTGGCGTGTGTGATTGGGATGGTCGATGCAATTGTTGACATCGTTCAAACTGGAAACACCTTAAAGTCAAACGGTTTAGTTGAAAAAGAACATATTCAGGATATTCAAGCACAACTCATTACAAATCGCCAAAGTTTTTTCAAAGTATCTCAAGAAATCGATGCATTTATTCAAATGTTGGGGGTGTCACGTATTGCTTATTAG
- a CDS encoding ATP phosphoribosyltransferase regulatory subunit, translated as MTNAVIQQKINELNFLQQAEMHGFKIIDTDFIETLNWTQLSKDDLRQMNERSVWQNETTLYALRNDFTDQLKRYYSIYQRHHDLIAYSGPIARHHRVVTHLGLECYEPTIQHIQQAYTFFKSYIETVLHERIDYVVLGHFELIQLLLGPKAENHTLLNLLEQRNISELTSQLSVSHPLVQLLNMPTHVGIDHLHTLYPEDHRILQSLTRWTTFLKQIGIEDIHLDITPQPPRSYYTGTFIKSYLSSGKVLSGGYYCDDLEGFGLGLTLDEKEEHECSR; from the coding sequence ATGACAAATGCTGTCATCCAACAAAAAATAAATGAACTTAACTTTTTACAACAAGCCGAAATGCATGGCTTTAAGATTATTGATACTGACTTTATTGAAACGTTAAATTGGACGCAATTATCCAAAGATGACTTGCGACAAATGAACGAACGCTCAGTATGGCAAAATGAAACCACACTTTATGCATTGCGTAATGATTTTACCGATCAATTAAAACGCTATTATTCCATCTATCAAAGGCATCATGATTTAATCGCATATAGTGGTCCTATCGCACGACACCACAGGGTCGTCACCCATCTTGGATTAGAATGTTATGAGCCGACGATTCAACATATTCAACAGGCATATACATTTTTCAAATCTTATATCGAGACCGTTTTACACGAGCGTATCGATTATGTCGTGCTTGGCCATTTTGAATTGATTCAACTCTTGTTAGGTCCAAAAGCTGAAAATCACACATTACTCAATCTATTGGAACAACGCAACATTTCAGAGCTTACATCACAATTAAGTGTGTCACATCCACTTGTTCAATTACTCAATATGCCTACACACGTAGGAATCGATCACTTACACACATTGTATCCTGAAGATCATCGCATTTTGCAAAGTTTAACGCGATGGACAACTTTCTTAAAACAAATAGGGATAGAAGACATTCATCTCGATATCACACCTCAGCCACCACGTTCGTATTATACGGGAACGTTTATTAAAAGTTATTTATCTAGTGGCAAAGTGTTATCAGGTGGTTACTATTGTGACGATCTTGAAGGATTTGGACTCGGACTCACACTAGATGAAAAGGAGGAACATGAATGCTCACGATAG
- the deoC gene encoding deoxyribose-phosphate aldolase, whose protein sequence is MNFEKYIDHTLLKPESTRAQIDNIIEEAKNYHFKSICVNPTHVAYAHEKLADSDVLVCTVIGFPLGANTPEVKAFETTNAIDNGADEIDMVINIGALKDGRYDDVQKDIEAVVKAAQGKTVKVIIETTLLTDDEKVKACELSKAAQATFVKTSTGFAGGGATVADVKLMKETVGDALEVKASGGVRNLDDFKAMIDAGATRIGASAGVQIMQGLESDSDY, encoded by the coding sequence ATGAATTTTGAAAAATATATTGATCATACACTTTTAAAACCGGAGTCGACACGTGCACAAATCGACAACATTATTGAAGAGGCAAAAAATTATCACTTTAAATCTATTTGCGTTAATCCTACACATGTTGCGTATGCCCATGAGAAATTGGCAGATTCAGATGTCTTAGTATGTACGGTTATTGGGTTCCCATTAGGTGCGAATACACCTGAAGTAAAAGCGTTCGAAACGACAAACGCAATTGACAATGGGGCTGATGAAATTGATATGGTGATCAACATCGGCGCATTAAAAGACGGTCGTTATGATGATGTTCAAAAAGACATCGAAGCTGTCGTAAAAGCTGCACAAGGAAAAACAGTTAAAGTCATTATTGAGACGACATTATTAACAGATGACGAGAAAGTGAAAGCATGTGAATTATCAAAAGCTGCGCAAGCGACATTTGTGAAAACATCTACAGGATTCGCAGGGGGTGGCGCAACAGTCGCAGACGTAAAGTTAATGAAAGAAACAGTAGGCGATGCACTTGAAGTGAAAGCGTCCGGCGGTGTACGTAATTTAGATGATTTTAAAGCAATGATTGATGCAGGTGCGACACGTATCGGTGCAAGTGCTGGCGTTCAAATTATGCAAGGTTTAGAATCCGATTCAGATTACTAA
- the deoB gene encoding phosphopentomutase — MATFNRVHLIVMDSVGIGEAPDAHKFGDEGSHTLRHTLEGFDQSLPNLEKLGLGNIDALPVIDRVDHPMAYYHKLSEASVGKDTMTGHWEMMGLNIMQPFKVYPDGFPEELIQEIEAMTGRKVVANRPASGTQIIDEWGEHQMKTGDLIVYTSADPVLQIAAHEDIIPLEELYDICEKVRELTKDPKYLIGRIIARPYVGEPGNFTRTSNRHDYALKPFGATVMNALKDDGYDVIAIGKINDIYDGEGVTEAVRTKSNMDGMDQLMKIVQKDFKGLSFLNLVDFDALYGHRRDKPGYAQAIKDFDDRLPELFGHMREDDLLIITADHGNDPTAEGTDHTREYIPVLWYSPKFKEGHALDGDTTFSSIGATIADNFGVKLPEFGHSYLNDLKS; from the coding sequence ATGGCAACATTTAACCGTGTACATTTAATCGTAATGGACTCTGTGGGAATTGGTGAAGCGCCTGATGCCCACAAATTTGGTGACGAAGGGTCACATACACTCCGTCATACGTTAGAAGGTTTTGATCAATCCTTACCCAACTTAGAAAAACTTGGGCTCGGTAACATCGATGCTTTACCGGTCATCGACCGAGTGGACCATCCAATGGCGTACTATCATAAGTTGAGTGAAGCCTCAGTCGGAAAAGATACAATGACAGGGCACTGGGAAATGATGGGTTTAAATATCATGCAGCCGTTTAAAGTCTACCCAGACGGTTTTCCAGAGGAACTTATTCAAGAGATTGAAGCGATGACAGGTCGTAAAGTAGTCGCAAACCGCCCAGCATCCGGTACACAAATTATCGATGAGTGGGGCGAACATCAAATGAAGACAGGAGACTTAATTGTCTATACGTCGGCAGACCCTGTGCTTCAAATCGCAGCACACGAAGATATCATTCCTTTAGAAGAACTGTATGACATTTGCGAAAAAGTTCGTGAACTCACAAAAGATCCGAAATATTTAATCGGTCGTATTATCGCACGCCCATACGTGGGTGAGCCAGGCAACTTTACGCGTACAAGTAACCGTCATGACTATGCGTTAAAACCATTTGGCGCGACGGTCATGAATGCATTGAAAGATGACGGTTATGACGTTATTGCGATTGGTAAAATTAATGACATCTATGATGGCGAAGGGGTCACTGAAGCTGTCCGTACGAAAAGTAACATGGACGGTATGGACCAATTAATGAAAATCGTCCAAAAAGACTTTAAAGGTTTAAGCTTTTTAAACTTAGTCGATTTTGACGCATTATATGGTCATCGCCGAGACAAACCAGGTTACGCCCAAGCGATAAAAGATTTTGATGATCGCTTACCTGAATTATTTGGCCACATGCGTGAAGATGATTTATTAATCATTACAGCAGACCATGGAAATGACCCAACAGCTGAAGGTACAGATCACACACGTGAATACATTCCAGTACTATGGTATAGCCCAAAATTCAAAGAAGGTCATGCGCTCGATGGCGATACGACGTTCAGTTCAATTGGAGCCACAATTGCCGATAACTTCGGCGTGAAACTACCAGAATTTGGTCACAGTTATTTAAACGATTTAAAATCATAG
- the glpT gene encoding glycerol-3-phosphate transporter: MANFLKPARHIDPLPANQVDDTYKKLRFQVFLGIFLGYAGYYLLRKNFSLAMPALIEEGFSKAELGFALSAISIAYGFSKFVMGTVSDRSNARIFLTLGLVLSAIVNLLMGFIPALTSSISIMFILLFLNGWFQGMGWPPSGRVLVHWFSVSERGSKTAIWNVAHNVGGGLMAPIALAGVALTSTLSFGYLKGFEGVFIYPALIALIVAFFSYLLVRDTPQSMGLPPIEHYRHDYPSHSHETLEVELTTKEILFHYVLNNKWVWMIAVANIFVYFVRYGVLDWAPTFLSEAKGFDLKASGWAYFLYEWAGIPGTLLCGYISDKVFKGRRGPAGFIFMLGVTIAVIVYWLNPPGNPWIDNMALIAIGFLIYGPVMLIGLQALDYVPKKAAGTAAGLTGLFGYLGGAVMANIIMGIVVDGYGWNAGFILLTVISILAMVSFIFTWNKRGQEVVKS; the protein is encoded by the coding sequence ATGGCAAACTTTTTAAAACCCGCTAGACACATTGATCCACTGCCAGCAAATCAAGTCGACGATACATATAAGAAGCTGAGATTTCAAGTCTTTCTTGGAATATTTCTCGGTTACGCGGGCTATTATTTATTAAGAAAAAACTTTTCACTTGCTATGCCGGCATTAATCGAGGAGGGTTTCAGTAAAGCTGAACTTGGCTTCGCACTATCTGCTATCTCCATCGCATACGGTTTTAGTAAATTTGTGATGGGGACAGTCAGTGACCGAAGCAATGCAAGGATATTTTTAACACTTGGACTTGTATTATCCGCTATTGTGAATCTATTAATGGGATTCATTCCTGCTTTAACTTCAAGCATTTCTATTATGTTTATACTATTATTCTTAAACGGATGGTTCCAAGGTATGGGATGGCCACCATCAGGTCGTGTGCTTGTACATTGGTTTAGTGTGAGTGAACGTGGTAGTAAAACCGCTATTTGGAACGTTGCCCATAATGTAGGTGGCGGTTTAATGGCCCCTATCGCACTTGCTGGTGTTGCATTGACAAGCACTTTATCATTTGGCTATTTAAAAGGCTTTGAAGGCGTCTTTATTTATCCAGCACTTATCGCATTAATCGTTGCCTTTTTCTCATATTTACTCGTTCGTGATACCCCTCAATCGATGGGCTTACCCCCAATTGAACATTATCGTCATGACTATCCAAGTCATTCACATGAAACGTTAGAAGTAGAACTGACGACTAAAGAAATCTTATTTCATTACGTCTTAAATAATAAATGGGTGTGGATGATCGCAGTCGCAAACATTTTTGTTTATTTTGTTCGTTACGGCGTTTTAGATTGGGCACCTACATTTTTAAGCGAAGCGAAAGGATTTGATTTAAAAGCATCTGGTTGGGCATATTTCCTTTATGAATGGGCAGGTATTCCTGGGACATTACTATGTGGCTACATTTCAGATAAAGTGTTTAAAGGTCGTCGTGGCCCCGCAGGATTTATTTTTATGTTAGGCGTAACGATAGCCGTTATTGTATATTGGTTAAATCCACCAGGAAATCCATGGATCGACAACATGGCATTAATCGCAATTGGATTCTTAATTTATGGTCCAGTAATGTTAATTGGTCTCCAAGCATTAGATTATGTGCCTAAAAAAGCAGCAGGAACAGCTGCTGGCTTAACTGGATTATTCGGTTATCTAGGCGGTGCAGTAATGGCAAATATCATTATGGGTATTGTCGTTGATGGCTACGGTTGGAATGCTGGCTTCATTTTATTAACCGTTATCAGTATACTCGCTATGGTGAGCTTTATTTTCACTTGGAATAAACGTGGTCAAGAAGTTGTAAAATCTTAA
- the dhaK gene encoding dihydroxyacetone kinase subunit DhaK, with product MKKLIQEKTHFLQDMLDGLKITHPELDIVADTVVVRQSKKQSGVALVSGGGSGHEPAHAGFVAEGMLDAAVCGEVFTSPTPDKVLEAIKAVDNGDGVLLIVKNYAGDVMNFEMAQEMAEMEGIQVETVIVRDDIAIDTVEQRRGVAGTVLVHKYAGYLSDNGVNLTDIKEKVEAFLEGVRSIGMALTPPAVPTTGQYGFDIDDTDMEIGIGIHGEKGLERTHVEPIQDIVTRLINKLETEVDATDLIVMVNGMGGTPLSELNIVTKYVSEVFEEKGKTVKRWFIGDYMTSLDMQGFSLTVAPFDQGIVEALNAPTTSHYFNN from the coding sequence ATGAAAAAACTGATTCAAGAGAAAACACATTTTTTACAAGACATGCTCGACGGTTTAAAAATCACCCACCCCGAGTTGGATATCGTGGCGGATACAGTCGTTGTACGTCAATCTAAAAAACAATCGGGTGTCGCTTTAGTTTCTGGTGGCGGCAGTGGTCATGAACCCGCACATGCTGGTTTTGTGGCTGAAGGGATGTTGGATGCTGCGGTATGTGGCGAAGTCTTTACGTCTCCCACGCCAGATAAAGTGTTAGAAGCAATTAAAGCTGTTGATAATGGCGATGGCGTATTGTTAATTGTTAAAAACTATGCAGGCGATGTAATGAACTTCGAAATGGCACAAGAAATGGCTGAAATGGAAGGAATTCAAGTCGAAACAGTCATTGTACGAGATGATATTGCTATAGATACGGTAGAACAACGTCGTGGTGTAGCGGGTACAGTGCTTGTTCATAAATATGCCGGTTATTTATCTGATAATGGTGTCAATTTAACAGATATTAAAGAAAAAGTAGAAGCCTTTTTAGAAGGTGTACGTTCTATTGGCATGGCACTGACACCACCTGCTGTGCCAACAACAGGACAGTATGGCTTTGATATAGACGATACTGACATGGAAATTGGTATCGGCATTCACGGTGAGAAAGGATTAGAACGTACGCATGTAGAACCGATTCAGGACATTGTAACGCGTTTAATTAATAAATTAGAGACTGAAGTTGATGCAACAGATTTAATTGTTATGGTCAACGGTATGGGAGGCACGCCACTGTCTGAACTTAATATTGTGACGAAATATGTATCAGAGGTTTTTGAAGAAAAAGGGAAAACAGTGAAACGCTGGTTTATTGGCGATTATATGACGTCTCTAGATATGCAAGGCTTTTCACTTACAGTAGCGCCGTTTGATCAAGGCATCGTGGAAGCGTTAAACGCACCAACTACGAGTCATTATTTTAATAATTAA
- the dhaL gene encoding dihydroxyacetone kinase subunit DhaL has protein sequence MNAQQLKTRLLDLATTFKNEEAHLTELDRAIGDGDHGVNMLRGFEALKDKLDDQSVESILKSTGMTLMSNIGGASGPLYGFSFVKMAQVAKDDIDHEGLVALLTAFSEAIAARGKVSGGEKTMYDVIHRAQKAVENGETVTLETLQSYADDTKDLVATKGRAAYFKEDSKGHVDPGAQSSVYILNALIGED, from the coding sequence ATGAATGCACAACAATTAAAAACACGTTTACTTGACTTAGCAACAACTTTCAAAAATGAAGAAGCACATTTAACTGAACTAGATCGTGCGATCGGTGACGGTGACCATGGTGTAAATATGTTGCGTGGGTTTGAAGCGTTAAAAGATAAATTGGACGATCAATCAGTCGAAAGCATTTTAAAATCTACGGGTATGACATTAATGTCGAATATTGGCGGTGCTTCTGGTCCGCTTTATGGTTTTAGCTTTGTAAAGATGGCACAAGTTGCGAAAGATGATATTGATCATGAAGGTCTTGTGGCGCTATTAACGGCATTTTCAGAAGCGATTGCAGCACGTGGAAAAGTATCAGGCGGCGAAAAGACAATGTATGATGTGATACATCGAGCACAAAAAGCAGTGGAAAATGGTGAGACAGTGACACTTGAAACACTTCAAAGCTATGCGGATGATACGAAAGATTTAGTGGCAACAAAAGGGCGTGCCGCATACTTTAAAGAAGATTCTAAAGGCCATGTTGATCCGGGTGCTCAAAGTAGTGTCTATATCTTAAACGCGCTGATTGGAGAGGATTAA
- the dhaM gene encoding dihydroxyacetone kinase phosphoryl donor subunit DhaM, producing the protein MTSLIIVSHSEKIAEGTKELLGQMSPDVDVVAIGGADGEIGTSFDAISDVLAQLENDAMCFFDIGSAEMNLDMAIEMYAGQYRIEKVSAPIVEGSFLASVSLTTNGDFDQAIEAVKEEFDK; encoded by the coding sequence ATGACGAGTTTAATTATAGTAAGTCATAGTGAAAAAATTGCTGAAGGTACGAAAGAGCTGTTAGGTCAAATGTCTCCAGACGTGGATGTTGTCGCTATTGGCGGTGCGGATGGAGAAATTGGAACTTCATTTGATGCAATATCAGATGTGTTGGCGCAACTTGAAAACGATGCAATGTGTTTCTTTGATATTGGTTCAGCAGAAATGAATCTTGATATGGCGATTGAAATGTATGCAGGGCAATATCGCATTGAAAAAGTCTCGGCACCTATCGTTGAAGGGAGCTTCCTAGCGAGCGTATCCTTAACGACGAACGGTGACTTTGATCAAGCGATTGAAGCGGTAAAAGAAGAATTTGATAAATAA